In Pseudoalteromonas sp. NC201, a single window of DNA contains:
- a CDS encoding PhoH family protein → MSNQIKNIEIYLEPADNHRLSSLCGPFDENLKQIERRLGVEIAHRDNWFKVTGQAVTAKAAVDILKSLYVDTQPVKGKMTEIEPDQVHLAITEANVLEQDAPTVWDKEVYIKTRRGVVKPRNPNQSQYVANILTHDITFGVGPAGTGKTYLAVAAAVDALERQEIRRILLTRPAVEAGEKLGFLPGDLTQKIDPYLRPLYDALFEMLGFEKVERLIEKNVIEVAPLAYMRGRTLNDAFIILDESQNTTTEQMKMFLTRIGFNSKAVITGDITQIDLPRGVRSGLRHAIEVLNDVEEISFNFFKSHDVVRHPVVARIVEAYEKKEEQERLAKAEKHQAKQQPSEE, encoded by the coding sequence TTGAGTAATCAGATAAAGAATATAGAAATTTACTTAGAACCCGCAGATAATCACCGCCTTTCTTCACTTTGTGGTCCGTTCGACGAAAATCTAAAACAAATAGAACGTCGCCTTGGAGTTGAAATCGCACACCGTGACAATTGGTTTAAAGTGACCGGACAAGCGGTAACGGCAAAAGCAGCTGTGGATATTCTAAAGTCTCTATATGTTGATACTCAGCCTGTGAAAGGAAAAATGACAGAAATCGAACCGGATCAGGTTCATCTGGCCATCACAGAAGCGAACGTACTCGAACAAGACGCCCCAACCGTATGGGACAAAGAAGTCTATATTAAGACTCGTCGCGGTGTGGTTAAGCCTCGTAACCCAAATCAGAGCCAATATGTCGCTAATATCTTAACTCACGATATTACCTTTGGTGTTGGTCCTGCAGGTACTGGTAAAACCTATCTTGCTGTTGCGGCAGCGGTTGACGCGCTAGAACGTCAAGAAATACGTCGCATCCTCCTCACTCGTCCAGCAGTTGAAGCTGGTGAAAAGCTGGGCTTCTTACCGGGTGATTTAACACAAAAAATCGACCCTTACCTTCGCCCTCTTTATGACGCCCTATTCGAGATGCTTGGTTTTGAAAAAGTTGAGCGCTTAATCGAAAAAAATGTCATCGAAGTTGCACCTTTGGCGTATATGCGTGGTCGAACACTCAATGACGCGTTTATTATCTTGGACGAGAGCCAAAATACCACGACTGAACAAATGAAGATGTTTCTTACCCGGATTGGCTTTAATTCAAAAGCGGTGATCACCGGTGATATCACCCAAATCGATTTACCTCGTGGTGTGCGCTCTGGACTTCGTCATGCGATAGAAGTGCTCAATGATGTAGAAGAGATTTCATTTAACTTCTTTAAATCTCACGATGTAGTTAGACACCCTGTGGTTGCTCGTATCGTCGAAGCATACGAGAAGAAAGAAGAACAAGAGCGTCTCGCTAAAGCTGAAAAGCATCAAGCGAAACAGCAACCTTCTGAGGAATAA
- the miaB gene encoding tRNA (N6-isopentenyl adenosine(37)-C2)-methylthiotransferase MiaB has translation MSKKLHIKTWGCQMNEYDSQKMADLLDSTNGYQLTEEAEQADVILLNTCSIREKAQEKVFHQLGRWKLLKDTNPDLVIGVGGCVASQEGDTIRQRAPFVDIVFGPQTLHRLPEMIKQVQSKEGAVVDISFPEIEKFDRLPEPKAEGPSAFVSIMEGCSKYCTFCVVPYTRGEEVSRPLDDVILEVAQLAEQGVREVNLLGQNVNAYRGEMHDGEICYFSDLIRYVAAIDGIDRIRYTTSHPVEFTPDIIEAYADVPELVDHLHLPVQSGSDRILNLMKRGHTALEYKSTIRKLRKIRPNLSMSSDFIIGFPGESNADFEATMNLINDIGFDMSFSFIYSARPGTPAADLPDDVAESEKKERLYLLQNRINQMAQDISRKMHDTEQRILVEGPSKKNPMELRGRTENNRVVNFEGPHSVIGQFVDVRITEALPNSLRGELIRTEAEMDLRRDVKPSDILNKAPQEPEINELGVGTFTP, from the coding sequence ATGAGTAAAAAACTGCATATTAAAACCTGGGGTTGTCAGATGAACGAGTATGACTCCCAGAAAATGGCGGATCTTTTGGATTCAACAAATGGCTATCAGCTTACAGAAGAAGCTGAGCAAGCTGATGTGATCCTACTCAATACTTGCTCGATTCGTGAGAAGGCACAGGAAAAAGTATTCCACCAACTTGGTCGTTGGAAACTACTAAAAGACACAAACCCTGATCTTGTTATCGGTGTTGGTGGCTGCGTAGCATCACAAGAAGGCGACACCATTCGTCAGCGCGCTCCATTTGTTGATATCGTGTTTGGCCCACAAACATTGCACCGCCTACCAGAGATGATCAAGCAGGTGCAAAGCAAAGAAGGTGCTGTCGTTGATATTTCATTCCCTGAAATTGAAAAATTTGACCGCCTCCCTGAGCCAAAGGCTGAAGGCCCGAGTGCATTTGTTTCAATTATGGAAGGTTGCTCTAAGTACTGTACGTTCTGTGTTGTACCATACACGCGTGGCGAAGAAGTAAGCCGTCCTTTAGATGATGTGATCCTTGAAGTTGCTCAGCTTGCTGAGCAAGGTGTGCGTGAAGTGAACTTACTCGGTCAGAACGTAAATGCTTACCGTGGTGAAATGCACGATGGTGAAATTTGTTACTTCTCTGACTTAATTCGCTACGTTGCAGCAATTGACGGTATTGACCGTATTCGTTATACAACATCTCACCCGGTTGAATTTACACCAGATATCATTGAAGCCTATGCAGATGTGCCAGAGCTTGTTGACCATTTACACCTACCGGTACAAAGTGGTTCAGACCGTATTCTAAACCTCATGAAACGCGGTCATACTGCGCTTGAGTACAAGTCAACGATCCGCAAGCTACGTAAGATCCGTCCGAACCTAAGCATGTCTTCAGATTTCATCATTGGTTTCCCAGGCGAATCAAACGCAGACTTTGAAGCGACGATGAACCTGATTAATGATATCGGCTTTGATATGAGCTTTAGTTTCATCTACTCGGCGCGACCTGGCACACCAGCAGCCGACTTACCTGACGATGTTGCAGAATCAGAAAAGAAAGAACGTCTGTATCTTCTACAGAACCGTATCAACCAAATGGCGCAGGATATCAGCCGCAAGATGCACGATACCGAGCAGCGTATTTTGGTTGAAGGCCCATCGAAGAAAAACCCAATGGAACTGCGTGGTAGAACCGAAAATAACCGCGTAGTAAACTTCGAAGGTCCACACTCAGTGATCGGCCAATTCGTCGATGTACGTATTACTGAGGCGTTACCGAACTCGTTACGTGGTGAGCTTATCCGTACTGAAGCAGAAATGGATTTACGTCGTGACGTAAAACCGTCGGATATCCTAAATAAAGCACCACAAGAACCTGAAATTAATGAATTAGGTGTTGGTACTTTTACCCCCTAG
- a CDS encoding FAD-dependent oxidoreductase, translated as MKNKALIVGGGMVGAACAVKLAKQGVDVTIIEHSPISPDAILASDKVDIRVSAINRFSEQLLDELGAMPVLRSTRAAVYKQLEAYEDKPGQLIFDCEALNASHLGHLIENNLIQAALWQQFEEFDIKVVSPEGIPKRIVHNEDSVTIEYQAASFTTDLLIAADGGRSIVRQMSGIGVTGWQYEQHCMGLLIKLDAPQQEKTWQQFKPSGPIAFLPMQYPYANLIWYDNGNKLNLLKQLDKQALKQEVKAAFFELPGDFEIEEVAVFPLARQHANQYVSERVVLVGDAAHTINPLAGQGVNLGFKDVAALAEAIEAKEDIGDSSALHHYESKRRKDNLLMMSMMDACYFGFSNQVTPLKYLRNLALNVANKAGPLKTEVLKHAMGGVGF; from the coding sequence ATGAAAAACAAGGCTCTGATAGTCGGTGGTGGCATGGTTGGTGCAGCGTGTGCTGTTAAGCTAGCGAAGCAAGGTGTTGACGTAACCATTATTGAACATTCTCCCATCTCACCTGATGCAATACTCGCAAGTGATAAGGTAGATATTCGCGTTTCTGCTATCAATCGCTTTTCCGAGCAGTTACTAGATGAGCTTGGTGCTATGCCTGTGTTAAGAAGCACCAGAGCCGCGGTTTACAAGCAGCTAGAAGCCTATGAGGATAAGCCAGGGCAATTGATATTTGATTGTGAAGCGCTAAACGCCTCGCACTTAGGCCACTTAATTGAGAATAACCTCATTCAAGCAGCATTGTGGCAACAGTTTGAGGAATTTGATATCAAAGTGGTTTCACCAGAGGGGATCCCAAAGCGCATTGTTCATAATGAGGATTCCGTGACGATTGAGTATCAAGCAGCATCCTTTACCACCGATTTGTTAATTGCAGCTGATGGTGGCCGTTCTATCGTCAGACAAATGAGTGGCATAGGCGTGACGGGGTGGCAATATGAGCAACATTGTATGGGGCTGCTGATTAAACTCGACGCGCCGCAGCAAGAAAAAACATGGCAGCAATTTAAGCCATCAGGTCCCATTGCCTTTTTACCTATGCAGTATCCGTATGCCAATCTGATTTGGTATGACAACGGCAATAAACTCAATTTACTTAAGCAACTAGATAAGCAGGCGCTAAAACAAGAAGTAAAAGCTGCATTTTTTGAGCTACCCGGTGACTTTGAGATTGAAGAAGTGGCGGTTTTTCCTTTAGCAAGGCAACATGCTAACCAATACGTGAGCGAACGAGTGGTATTAGTAGGAGATGCAGCTCATACCATTAATCCGTTAGCAGGGCAGGGAGTAAATCTTGGCTTTAAAGACGTAGCGGCACTTGCCGAAGCGATTGAGGCAAAAGAAGATATTGGTGACAGCAGTGCACTACATCATTACGAGTCAAAGCGTAGGAAAGACAACCTTTTGATGATGAGTATGATGGATGCGTGTTATTTTGGCTTTTCGAATCAAGTAACACCGTTAAAGTATTTGAGAAATTTGGCGCTGAATGTGGCGAATAAAGCAGGGCCGCTGAAAACAGAAGTGCTTAAGCACGCCATGGGAGGAGTTGGTTTTTAA
- the ychF gene encoding redox-regulated ATPase YchF, whose product MGFKCGIVGLPNVGKSTLFNALTKAGIEAANFPFCTIEPNTGVVPVPDARLDQLAEIVNPQRTIPTSMEFVDIAGLVKGASKGEGLGNQFLANIRETDAIGHVVRCFENENIVHVAGQIDPAEDIDVINTELVLADMDTADRAVLRNAKKAKGGDKDAKFELVVLEKVKAHLDEGLTLRSLELNKEESTAISYLNFLTIKPTMYIANVNEDGFENNPFLDKVREIAAAEDAVVIPVCAAIEAELSELEEEEKKEFMDDLGLEEPGLNRVIRGGYELLKLQTYFTAGVKEVRAWTIPVGATAPQAAGKIHTDFERGFIRAQTIGFDDYIEFRGESGAKDAGKMRQEGKEYIVKDGDVMNFLFNV is encoded by the coding sequence ATGGGTTTTAAATGTGGCATTGTTGGTTTACCTAACGTAGGTAAATCTACTTTATTTAATGCGTTGACTAAAGCGGGCATTGAGGCCGCAAACTTTCCTTTCTGTACTATCGAACCGAATACCGGTGTAGTACCAGTACCAGATGCTCGTCTTGACCAGCTAGCTGAAATTGTAAACCCTCAGCGTACTATCCCAACTTCAATGGAGTTTGTGGATATTGCCGGTTTGGTAAAAGGCGCATCAAAAGGCGAAGGTTTAGGTAACCAATTTTTAGCAAACATCCGTGAAACGGATGCTATCGGTCACGTAGTTCGCTGTTTTGAAAATGAAAATATCGTGCACGTTGCTGGTCAAATCGATCCTGCTGAAGACATTGATGTAATCAACACTGAGCTGGTACTTGCAGACATGGATACTGCAGATCGCGCAGTTTTACGTAACGCGAAGAAAGCGAAAGGCGGCGATAAAGACGCGAAATTTGAACTGGTTGTACTTGAAAAAGTGAAAGCGCACTTGGACGAAGGCTTAACGCTTCGCTCACTTGAGCTAAATAAAGAAGAATCGACAGCAATAAGCTACCTAAACTTTTTAACGATCAAGCCAACTATGTACATCGCCAATGTTAACGAAGATGGCTTTGAAAATAACCCATTCCTAGACAAAGTACGTGAAATTGCAGCAGCAGAAGACGCGGTTGTGATCCCTGTATGTGCAGCAATTGAGGCTGAACTTTCTGAACTTGAAGAAGAAGAGAAGAAAGAGTTTATGGATGACTTAGGCTTAGAAGAGCCAGGCCTAAACCGCGTGATCCGTGGTGGTTATGAGTTGTTGAAACTGCAAACTTACTTTACAGCTGGCGTAAAAGAAGTGCGTGCATGGACTATCCCTGTTGGCGCGACAGCACCTCAAGCTGCTGGTAAAATCCACACAGACTTTGAGCGTGGTTTTATTCGTGCACAGACTATCGGCTTTGATGATTATATCGAGTTCCGTGGTGAATCTGGTGCGAAAGACGCAGGTAAAATGCGTCAAGAAGGTAAAGAATACATCGTAAAAGATGGCGATGTGATGAACTTCTTATTTAATGTGTAA
- the pth gene encoding aminoacyl-tRNA hydrolase, with product MNNIQMLVGLANPGPEYANTRHNAGAWFIEELARRYNCLLKPDAKHHGLTGKVLINNQEFKLLIPTTYMNLSGKAVASLANFYKIPVESILVAHDEMDLEPGIAKLKKGGGHGGHNGLKDIIAKMANNKEFMRLRVGIGHPGHRDKVTGWVLGKAPQADQEKIDAAVDEAVRCMEILAKDGVLKAQNRLHSFKP from the coding sequence TTGAATAATATTCAAATGCTTGTGGGCCTGGCAAATCCAGGCCCCGAATACGCAAACACCCGTCATAACGCTGGCGCTTGGTTTATCGAAGAACTAGCCAGAAGATACAACTGCCTCCTAAAACCAGACGCTAAACATCACGGCCTCACCGGCAAAGTGCTCATCAATAATCAAGAGTTTAAATTGCTGATCCCTACGACTTATATGAACTTAAGTGGTAAAGCGGTTGCGAGTCTTGCCAATTTTTATAAGATCCCCGTCGAGAGCATTCTTGTTGCTCACGATGAAATGGATTTAGAACCCGGTATCGCCAAACTCAAAAAAGGTGGTGGTCACGGCGGTCACAATGGCTTAAAAGACATAATCGCTAAAATGGCAAATAACAAAGAATTTATGCGATTGCGCGTTGGTATTGGTCACCCAGGACACAGAGACAAAGTCACGGGGTGGGTTTTAGGCAAAGCACCACAAGCTGATCAAGAGAAAATTGATGCCGCTGTGGATGAAGCAGTCCGATGTATGGAAATACTCGCAAAAGACGGTGTGTTAAAAGCGCAAAATCGACTACATTCATTTAAACCGTAA
- a CDS encoding 50S ribosomal protein L25/general stress protein Ctc codes for MSVYKLDAEVRSDLGTGASRRLRRADKVPAILYGAGKDAVSLTFDHNKVLKAQEDEGFYTHILTLNIGGESVEAILKDMQRHPYKPKITHLDFQRVDASQKLHTKVPVHFINEEKATKGGNTIVHQLTEIEITCLPARLPEFIEVDVATLAVGETLHLSDIKLPAGVVSVELAKGADHDQAVVSVNAPKAAPAEESTEDAAE; via the coding sequence ATGTCTGTATACAAATTAGACGCTGAAGTACGTTCTGACCTAGGTACTGGTGCGAGCCGCCGCCTACGTCGCGCTGACAAAGTTCCTGCAATCCTATACGGTGCTGGTAAAGATGCAGTTTCACTAACTTTTGATCACAACAAAGTATTGAAAGCGCAAGAAGACGAAGGTTTCTACACTCACATCCTAACGCTAAACATTGGCGGTGAGTCTGTTGAAGCAATTCTTAAAGATATGCAACGTCACCCGTACAAGCCTAAGATCACTCACTTAGACTTCCAACGCGTTGATGCTTCTCAAAAGCTTCACACTAAAGTTCCTGTTCACTTCATCAACGAAGAGAAAGCAACTAAAGGTGGCAACACTATCGTTCACCAACTAACTGAAATTGAAATCACTTGTCTTCCAGCAAGACTTCCTGAGTTCATCGAAGTTGACGTAGCGACTCTAGCTGTTGGCGAAACTCTACACCTATCTGATATCAAGCTTCCAGCTGGCGTTGTTTCAGTTGAACTTGCTAAAGGTGCAGATCACGACCAAGCGGTTGTTTCAGTAAACGCTCCTAAAGCAGCTCCTGCTGAAGAGTCTACTGAAGACGCAGCTGAGTAA
- a CDS encoding ribose-phosphate pyrophosphokinase, translated as MPDMKLFAGNATPELAQKVAKRLFIELGDAVVGRFSDGEISVQINENVRGSDVFIIQSTCAPTNDNLMELIVMVDALRRASAGRITAVIPYFGYARQDRRVRSARVPITAKVVADFLSSVGVDRVLTVDLHAEQIQGFFDVPVDNVFGSPVLIEDMKERKFEDVVVVSPDIGGVVRARAIAKLLDDKDLAIIDKRRPQANVSQVMHIIGDVAGRDCIIVDDMIDTGGTLCKAAAALKEHGAKRVFAYATHPVLSGNAAENLRNSVIDEVIVTDSIPLSDELKALDNIKVLTLADMMAETIRRISNEESISAMFQH; from the coding sequence GGTAACGCAACACCTGAGCTAGCTCAAAAAGTTGCAAAACGTTTGTTTATTGAGTTAGGTGATGCCGTTGTTGGCCGTTTTAGCGACGGTGAAATTAGCGTTCAAATCAACGAAAACGTTCGTGGTTCAGATGTATTCATCATCCAATCAACATGTGCTCCTACAAATGATAATTTAATGGAGTTAATCGTCATGGTTGATGCGCTACGTCGTGCATCTGCTGGTCGTATCACAGCCGTTATTCCTTATTTCGGTTACGCACGTCAAGACCGCCGCGTGCGCTCTGCTCGTGTTCCAATTACTGCTAAAGTTGTTGCAGACTTCCTTTCAAGCGTAGGTGTTGACCGTGTTCTTACCGTTGACCTACACGCAGAACAAATCCAAGGCTTCTTCGACGTACCTGTTGACAATGTATTCGGTAGCCCAGTGCTAATCGAAGACATGAAAGAGCGTAAGTTCGAAGATGTAGTAGTAGTTTCACCTGATATCGGTGGTGTGGTTCGTGCTCGTGCGATTGCAAAACTGTTAGATGATAAAGACCTAGCGATCATTGATAAGCGTCGTCCACAGGCTAACGTTTCTCAAGTTATGCACATCATTGGTGATGTTGCTGGTCGTGACTGTATCATTGTTGATGACATGATAGATACAGGCGGTACTTTATGTAAAGCAGCAGCAGCACTTAAAGAGCATGGTGCAAAACGCGTATTCGCTTACGCAACCCACCCAGTACTTTCGGGCAATGCTGCGGAAAATCTACGCAACTCAGTTATCGATGAAGTTATCGTGACTGATTCAATTCCACTTTCTGATGAATTGAAAGCGCTTGATAACATCAAAGTACTAACACTTGCAGATATGATGGCCGAAACTATCCGCCGTATCAGCAACGAAGAGTCAATCTCTGCGATGTTTCAACACTAA